A genomic stretch from candidate division KSB1 bacterium includes:
- a CDS encoding AlkZ family DNA glycosylase, giving the protein MIAFLEKTCQVLIRFKDYPECLLKSPRVNKLSWWGVVRQAMVEGLVCYGPDQGQEVTLVRVDQWLSNLEEVSEQDAKHILFSRYLSAYGPATLQDFSKWSGISMQEVRTIRQEMKKELIEVGFENKEGLILREDFDPLRKSCLDSQVFCLLPHFDPYMLGHIDKNHLVASNLYKRVYRKAGWISPVILLNGRVIGVWSYTRKSKRLFLEIEPFEKFSKSTFTRIEEEAASLAGFWQTEWEINVVK; this is encoded by the coding sequence ATGATAGCTTTCTTAGAAAAAACCTGCCAGGTTTTGATTCGATTTAAAGACTACCCCGAATGCTTGCTGAAATCCCCCCGGGTGAACAAACTGAGTTGGTGGGGAGTTGTCAGACAAGCTATGGTGGAGGGATTGGTTTGTTACGGCCCTGATCAAGGCCAGGAAGTTACTCTTGTCCGTGTTGATCAATGGCTGTCGAACCTGGAAGAAGTTTCGGAACAGGATGCCAAACACATTCTGTTCAGTCGATATTTGTCTGCTTATGGCCCTGCTACACTCCAGGATTTTTCCAAATGGTCTGGTATTTCCATGCAAGAGGTGAGAACTATCCGGCAGGAAATGAAAAAAGAACTAATAGAAGTCGGATTCGAAAATAAAGAAGGATTGATTCTTCGGGAAGATTTTGACCCACTCAGAAAAAGTTGTTTGGATAGCCAAGTTTTTTGTTTATTGCCGCATTTTGATCCCTACATGCTTGGCCATATAGATAAAAATCATTTAGTGGCTTCTAACTTGTACAAACGAGTTTATCGCAAAGCAGGATGGATCTCACCGGTAATATTGTTAAACGGAAGGGTAATAGGAGTTTGGTCTTATACCCGTAAAAGTAAGCGATTGTTTTTGGAAATAGAGCCATTTGAAAAATTTTCTAAAAGCACGTTTACCAGGATTGAAGAAGAAGCTGCGAGTTTAGCTGGTTTTTGGCAGACTGAGTGGGAAATTAATGTGGTGAAATGA
- a CDS encoding AbrB/MazE/SpoVT family DNA-binding domain-containing protein, translated as MPHVKIGPKHQITIPKEVFETLQLETGDILEVTVQDGKGIIIPKRILEKMPLPKLSPRDQKLLKSAKRKIQAIRKDLKSANGLTEAETEVAAKVGLIDPEQRWWWTEEWQQGEREAQRDIDQGRIKEFHNPEELLNSLRP; from the coding sequence ATGCCACATGTTAAAATCGGCCCCAAACACCAGATAACTATACCCAAAGAGGTTTTTGAAACCCTCCAACTGGAGACTGGGGATATCCTAGAGGTGACTGTCCAAGATGGCAAAGGTATAATAATCCCCAAGCGGATCCTCGAGAAGATGCCATTGCCGAAACTTTCACCCAGAGACCAAAAGCTCCTAAAATCAGCCAAACGTAAAATTCAGGCAATCCGGAAAGATCTTAAATCTGCAAACGGATTAACAGAAGCCGAAACCGAGGTGGCTGCAAAGGTTGGCCTGATCGACCCAGAGCAACGCTGGTGGTGGACAGAAGAATGGCAGCAGGGCGAGCGAGAAGCGCAGCGGGATATTGACCAGGGTCGAATTAAGGAATTCCACAACCCCGAGGAGCTGCTCAATTCTCTACGCCCATGA